Part of the Pseudobdellovibrionaceae bacterium genome is shown below.
TCTTTTGTGTTCGCCTTTACCCTTTTTATTGTTTCATTTAACAATCGAAATCGATTTTCTAATGAGCCACCCCATTTGTCCGTTCTCGTATTTGATCGTTTTCCTAGAAACTGACTAAATAGGTATCCATTAGCGGCGTGGATCTCTACGCCATCCCAACCTGCTTTCTCGATTCTTTGCGCGGCTTTTACAAAATCATCAATCACCTGTTCAATTTCAGCTTCACTCATGGCTTTGGCTGCAGGAATATGATCCACAAGCCTTACCTCTGATGCCGACAATCTGGGGCGCACTAATTCTTGATCTGCAAAATATCCCGCGTGAAAAACTTGAACTATACCCAAGCAGTCATACTGATGCAGGCCTTTTGCTAACTTTTTAAGGCCCGGCACAAATCGATCTTCGTAACAGGCCAGTTCGCCGAGCCAACCCTGGCCGCTTTTTGACACGTGCGAGGCACAACTGATCACCACATCAAAGCCGGCTTTCGCCCTGGATACGAGCCAGTTGTATTCGTCGTCGCCTAACTCTCCACTTTTTTGGCTTTGCAGGTTAGTCATTGGGGCGAGTGCGGTTTTTGCTTGTTTTAAGTTCATAGTTTTAAATGGTCTATCTCTTTGCGGTTAATAATAGGCATTCTGATTTTAACACTACAGTTCGAGCTAATTAGGCGGGTCGCTTTTGCGACACCGCCTAATTAGCCTATGGCTTTTATACTCAAAAGGGTCAATTAAGTTTTGCTATTATTTTTCGTGTGCATTGCAACTTATCTCTAACGAGATCGAGGCATTTTAAAAAAACTACCACCCCTTAGGAGGTGGGTTAAGAATTTTAGCCGCCACGCTGTTGCCCAGGTTTTGATCCACATCGAAAAATTCTCGCGAAACGAGCTTCACAGAATACCCCACCCGACCACCCGCTTGGGGACACATGCCCGGTGTGGAGGGCTGCACATCGCGCATGGTTACATCACATTTACCAAATCGATGCTCTGGAAATTGCACGTATTCTCCAAACTCATCATTTGGCACCCATCCGGTGAGAAGGTGGGATATATCTTGCGCAAAGTAAAATGCCTCATCCCGTTGGAGGCTTTGTTTTGCCACATTAGTGTTAGCGCCAATGGCGCGGGCGCGCTCGATCTGCATACGCACATTCATTGTCATAACGTCGTCTCGACTGCCAAGATCCGGTCGTACAAAAAACTGTGGCACTCGCGGTTCTACAAACAAGTTGGCCGATACTTTTGGGTCTATGAAATAGTTGTAATAGTTACCCGTGTAATCCGGCTCGATGGAATAGTAGGTGATATCAAATAAATCTGGTGCAATGGCCGCAATTTCATAGTCACGCACGGCCGGCCAACCAGATTGCGGACTCCAAGCTAGAAAATCGTTTCCAAATTTCGAGGCGGGACCGGGATCTTGAATGTTCACAAAAAAATCTAAACTGGTTCCGCCCATAATACCGGTTTGATAAAACAAACCGTCTTGGGCCAACACGGAGCTGAGTCCTACCACATCGCCTGGATATTTTGAATAGTTAGGAAAGCGGGCCGGGTTTGTTGTAGAGTAGTCTGAAGTCACACCGGGTATAAATCGAGGCGGCAATAGACTGTCGATGGGTGCCCCCGAAGAGGCCGGCGCCCCCGGCGCCCAAGTGCTCCCGTACCAGGGTCCGATGCGGCCACCGAAGGGTTTAGCAAAGGCTCGCGCTGTCAGGGTCACTCCATCGCCGATGGGAAAAAACAATTGGCGCGGCCGGGTTGTCGCCTTCACACCCACATAGGCCATTACCCAGGGATTTTTCTCTACCCCCGTAACTAGGGCATAAGGGTTCTCCGGCGGATACCACATACGAGTGGCATCGTTGAGTTGGCCAGCACGATTTAAAACCAGGTTTCGGGCCGATCCCCGCATCGGTAGACCTCCCGCACCTGATTGCGCGTTTCCATTAGGAATGAAATTCGTAACTGTGTTGCATTGATCCGCGGCCGTGGGGGAAATATCCATATAGGCAATTTCGGGATACACGACGATCTTCGGAAACACTCTTTCTTCGGCCACTCCCTGAAGGGAGTTGTAAAATTCAAACTCTAAGCCTCCCGTGGCATTTCCATGGGTGAGGTTTTTTTTAAGTGTGTTCTCGACGCCTTTACTAACAGGCTCGCCTTGAATGTCCACTAACTGATTTCGAGCAGTGAGGTTTCTCGCTAGCGCGTATAAAACTTCTCGGCGATTGGCCTGATCCAACCGAAACGCGTGCAATATTGTAGCTGCAAACTCCCAGTTTCTGGCGCCGTGAAATTCGCAACTGGTCTTATAGGAGTTACGCAGACTTTGCGAGATCTGAGATAGTGCCGCGTTGAATCCGTTGAAAGGCGCTCGAATTGGTACAAAGGGAATTGCCGGAATATTTACCTGCCTTTTTTGACAAAGGTTTTCCGTATTTCCAGCAGCGCCATCTATCCACACATCGCGATAGCTCACGCAAAGTTCAGGTATTTCCCAAAACACTTGGGAGTCGTCCCCTTGCACACCAGGAACTCGAGTGGGATGAAGACCTGATCCACTACTTAATCCCATCGTCCCCAATACGCGATATCGCCAAGCCAGAAGCTTCCACGCCTGGCGGATTTGATAGTTTTGATGAGCTATGGCGTTTAAAATCTCGGCCTGCTTTTGCGCTCCATAATAAGCCGCTAGATCAACAGCATTTTGCAAGTTGATTTTATCATGTACAACAAGGGCGACGTTGATCGACATGGCAAATAGCACAAATAAAACTTGAAAAATCATGGCCACGAAAATAGCCATCTGCCCTTGTTCGTTGCGAATACGAGCAAGTGGCAACGTTGATTCTGTTTTTAACGTCGGCATTATTTGGTTCGTCTGTTGTGCTGGCTGTGTTGGCTCTATGTCTTCCCCCAAAACCCTTTATTTGCGGCACTTTCGTCCGAAGCTTTCTTCAATGTCGGGCCCATCCATTGACAGTTGCAGTCAGTTTCTACCAAACTGAAAACATCCGCCAACCTTACGTTGCCAGGAGGGCACGACAATGGTCTGGACAATCTATTTTAACAGGTTTTTTCTATCTCTTACAGTATTCCTCGCCCTTTTCCAGTCTCCGGTAAATGCCCAGGCTAAGGTCCTATTTGAGGGTTATTCAAAAATTCTCGTGGCTGGTGTGCACGCCGGATATGTGATTCAACGATATGAACTAGATGAGAAAAATAAGCAATTTGTGTCGACCTACTATATTCGCGGAAACAACTCCGGCCGGCAATTTGTTGAAAGCCTCAAAGCTAGATCCACAACAAGTTTTAAGCCCGTTTCTTATCAGTACACAAGCCAAGTTGATAATCAAATCAAAGCCATTGATGCCAAGTTTGCGGGTAATCAAATGTCTGCCGTCATTGACGATGGTAAATTGAAAAACAACGTCCAAAAAGAACTCCCCAACGGAACTTTCTTGTCGACTTTTCAAGCTTACTTGATGCTAAAAAATGGCGTCTCACCCGGCAAAAAATATGATTTCTCAGCCGTCGCAGAAGAGAGTGCTGAAGTGCAAAAGGGTGAGGCCCTCATTGAAAAAGAACAGGCCTATATGGGCCAGTCCACCTACAAGATATTAAACTCCTTTGCTGGTCAAAAGTTTGTGAGCTTTATGACCCCTCGCGGGCATGTTCTTGCTACTGAGTCACCGGCACAACAAGTGGCAACCCAGCTTGTGGCCTCACGCAATGAAGCCGTTGCGAAGTTTCCGTTTTCGGAAAAAAACATCAAAACGCTTTTTGGTAATTTGCCCTCCGGTCAGGTGCATGCCCTGGCTGAAAATAAACAATCCGGCGATCGAAAAGGGGCTTCTATAAAAAGCAAGCCTGAGAAATCAAAATAAAGCTCACCGAGACCTGGCCCATGGGCCAGTCCCTCACCTGCGTCGAGAACTAAGACGGGGTGATTGCGACAAAATTCGGTTCATGTTGTAATAGTAAGACCTATCACTAAACGGACGTAAGCAGGGTGGTGTTAATTGAATAGTAAAGTCGGACAACTCATATCAATTGGTATTTCTGGGCCAGAACTCACAAAAGACGAAGAAACTTTTATTGTTAACAACAATATCGGTGGCGTGACTCTGTTTGCTCGCAATTGCGAATCTCCCCAGCAACTTCACAAACTCTGCACACAGTTGAACGGCTTAAAATCCCGCATGGCTGACAAGGCTCCCCTTTTTATCGCTGTGGACATGGAGGGCGGACGCGTAGCCCGTCTTAAAGCGCCTTTCACTCAGTGGCCACCGCTTGCTAAATTGGGCGCTTTGGATTCTCCGTCAATGGCCTTTAACTTTGCTTTTGCCATGGGCAATGAACTTCGCAGTGTGGGCATAAATGTCGACTTTGCACCCTGCATAGATGTGCTTTCTAATCCTGACAATGCAGTGATTGGCGATCGCGCTGTAGGAAGCGATCCAGAAATTGTGGCGAAAATTGCCTCTGCCCTGGTTCGCGGGTACATCAAAAGTGGTATCATCCCTTGTGCAAAACACTTTCCCGGTCATGGTGACACTTCAGTGGACTCTCATGAAGACCTTCCCGTTATAGATATTGACGAGTCTACTTTGCAGAATCGCGAATTTGTGCCCTTTAAAAAAGCCATGCGGGCCCGTCTTGAAATGATGATGACTGGTCACTTGATGTTTCCAAAAGTCGATGCTGAGTGGCCGGCCACACTTTCTGAGAAATTTCTTAAAAAGATTTTGCGCGATGATCTGCGCTACAGAGGCATTGTTATTTCTGATGACCTCGATATGAAAGCTCTGGCCAACAAATACGATAAGGCCAAAATACCGGTTCAAGCCTTAAAGGCGGGATGCGATATTCTTCTTTACTGCAACGAGCCCGACAGTCCCCCAATAGCCATGGAAGCTGTTCAAAAAGCCTTGGCCGATGGGCAACTTTCTGACGCTGAAATCACCGAAAAACATAGTCGCGTGATGAGCTCAAAGCGGCGTTTAAGAGACTTCGCTCCCAAGCCCATGACCGAAGTGGCCCGTGTTGTGGGCCACCCGGATCATTTGAAGATTTCAAAGGCCATTGCCAATGGGCAAATCATTGAAAGCGTGAACCTGGGCTAGATGCCATTATTGTGTTTTCAGTATAACGTCCTCTACCGAAGCAAATTAGAGTCCTTATGCCTGGAGACATCTTGGTGCATGGTCCTACTGATACCCCACCCCTCAGTTCCTTCGATCATGGGAATTCATGGTCCTGTTCAACCCCAAGTTAGTCAAATGTCGTATTTTTCGCACGAAAATAGGAAAAAGTTGATGTCTAGTGGCAAATCAGGTAGCTTGAAGAGGTAAATTCACATGATCATAGGAATATTTATGAAGGCACAGGAGCAAGCATTTCGGACCTTGGCTGGCAGGGTCCGTGAGGAGAGAAAGTCGCAAAATCTTTCCCAAACCGAGTTAGCCCACCTGGCAGGGGTGAGTTTGAATTTTTTAAGTCAGCTTGAGTCTGGAAAGATCACGGTGCGCATGGACAAAGTCTTGTTGGTGTTAAAGACCCTCGGGCTTGAGCTTCACCTTCGCTATGGAAAGGCGGGGGTCAGCGAGTGACGGAACTAAAAGACGTCGTGGAGCTCAAGATTTTTCGTGGAGAGTTGTTTGCGGGAATTCTGCGTCGAACTCAACGGGGCTGTGAGTTAACTTTCGACCCTAGTTTCTTCAAGAATCCTAAATACCAAACCCTAACCTATAAGATCAAAAAACAGGAGCGGCCCTATACACACCATGGAGTAAACCTGCCGCCATTTTTTGCAGGCCTGCTACCTGAGGGGCTTCGGTTTAAGGCTCTGGTCAGCGAGTTAAAAACTTCAGAAGACGATCTCTTTACCCTTCTGGCGGCATCGGGAACCAGAGTCATAGGTGATGTCTACACTGTGGCTTCAGGGATCAAAAACCGAAATGCGGTTGAAATTCCAAAGGTAAGTCAGATCGATTTCTATGAGTTCTTCCAACAAAATATCAAGGCAGGACTTTATGAAACAGGTGATGAAGCGATTGCCGGTGTACAGGAAAAACTCTCTGCGTCGATGATTAGCTTTCCCGTACGCGCAGCCAAAGAGAATAAATCTTATATTCTAAAGCTCAATCCTAAAGACAAGCCTAATTTGATTTTTAATGAGTATCAGTGCCTCCGGCTGGCAAAAAAGTGCGGCATCGAGGTCAATAGCGCAAAGATTGTTTACGACAAAAACGGCAACGGCGGCCTATTAATAGAAAGGTTTGACCGCGTTGTCGCGGAGAACAATATCATACAGAAGGTTCATCAAGAAGATGCTTGCCAGTTTTTAGATCGTTATCCCGCGGACAAGTATCGCTTGAGCTTTCAAGAAATTTGCACGGGGTTACATGAACTCGCTACCGCACCGGCAATTGAAACGTCAAAAGCAATTCAGCTTTATGTCTTTTCATATTTAATTGGAAATGGCGACTTGCACGCTAAGAATATTAGCCTGCAGACCAATCCGGACACGGGTCGCATTCAGCTCACTCCGGCTTATGATTTGATCTGCACCTATTTATACAAGGATCGCAAGATGGCCATAAAACTTGATGGCAGAGATGACAACTTAAAGCGGCAGCATTTCGTCGATTTTGGTTTGCGCTTTGGGCTCAAAGAAAAGGCCATCCACCATTTTCTCGATCAATTGCTCGAGAAGGTAAAAAAACATCAACATCTGCTCTTTGAAATTCCCGGTTTAAGCGCAAAAGAGGAGACGCTCCTGCGGGAGATGACGGACTCTCGATTTCAGCATCTCCGGTAGGGGAAGCTGTCCCTGTAGCCGTGGCCAAAATGTAAATTTTGCGACGCGGTTGTTGTTGGGCCACCACAATAGCTAGACAGTTAGGAATAATTTTCAAAGGTTGAGCGCCCAAAAGGCCCAATTTCGCCCATTATTCGGAACGAATCTTGAACAGGTAAATCCCTAGGAAGCCCACTTTTTTCTAGGGAGTTAATATGGGGAGAAATCATCGACAATTAAGCACGAGACGACTGATGGCTTTGGTCTTTTCTGTGGTGGCCCACGTAGGCACCGCTATTGGGGTGATTGCTTATCACAAGCAAGACACAAAACCTGTGGCCCAACCCCTGGGTAACATTGAAGGTGAATTTATTGAATTTTCAGCTCCCCTTGGAGAACAGATTGAAACTGTCGATGTGGGTATTGTGGGTGGTGATCAAAAAAGTGACGCCCCATCAACAACAGAAGTAGTTAAAGCCGAATCACTACCGGAGCCTGTGGCCAACACTCAAGCCGTCGCTGACTCGTCGCCCGTGACCTTGCCTCCGCCAAAAATTAAATCGACAAAGGTGTCGACCCCTGTAAAAAAACAAGAAAAGCCAAAAATAGCAAAAGTGCTTCCACAAAAAACAGTCAAAGAAGAGCCCATCGTTGAAACTGAAAAAGCCCTCCCCGAAGCGGTGGCCACGGTGGATGAGAGTTTGGTTTCTGAAAACTCTGATGCCGATATTGAAAAGGTCGTCGTTGACGAAGAAACCCAAGAAAAGAGCACAGGCACAACGAGCGACGAAGACGACCAACAAGTGGCCGACATGAAAGAACTTGAAAACGAAATCCTCGCCGATGAATCAGAAAAGTTCGAAGACATCACGGATTTGGGCGAAAAACCCGAGACAGTAATTCCTGTTGCAGAAAAAGCCGTAGCCCCTACGCCTGTAAAAGCTCAACCCCTTCCTGCTCCAAAACCAAAAGCCGTGGCCCGCCAAGCGCTCCCGCCAAGAACCAGCCCTCTAGAGCAACGACAGGCCGTAGCTCCGCGAACAAGTCCACTGGCTCAACGAAGCGGCAAAGGATGGGGCTTAGGTAAAAATGGAAGTGCCTCTTCTCAGCAGGCCTATGGATTGCCCTCGGGAACGCGTGATGTTCGAGATTTAAATCCCATTCCTGGTAACAAGCCCCCAAGCTATCCCATGCAAGCGCGGCTTGAGAGAAAAGAAGGCCAAGTAAAGCTTTTGTACTACGTCACGCCCAATGGATCTGTGACCAATCTTAAGGTTTTAAATAGCTCCGGCGATCGTAGATTAGATCAAGAAGCGGCCCAGTCTATCGCACGATGGCGGTTTTACCCTGGACAGCAAGGTCACACGGTTCACAACGTGAACTTTTCTTTAAAGGGAAGTGAGCAAGTGATTCCTGCTCGCCTGCGAACGGCTTCGGCCGATACCAAAAAGAAACAACAAGACTAGTTAAACTACTTTTCGCTTTCGCCAAAAAGTGCAGACCAACTTTTAGTTGTGCCCTTGTTGTTGTTTTCGGCTTTGCGTACTCTGCCGCGCTTGTGTTCTTTCTTTTCCCGCACCAAACGAGTTTTCTTTGTGGGTGATGCCATGGCTAGTTTCTCCTAACGAAAAGCACCATGAACTACCAAAAGGGCAATCGCAAGTCAACGTGGTGCAGCGCACTATTATCTCCCTCAGTGGGCCGGGAGTAGGCGTAGTCGATTTTTAGGCGGGGCCCTGAAAAACCCACCCCGAGGGCCCATCGGCTTTGATCCAAGCTCGGATCCCGCTCAAAACCAGTGCGAAAAACCATGTATTTCCCTGCCCTTGAGTCCATTCCCAGAGAGTAGCCCCATGGATCATCAGAATTGGCCTCAGGGAAATAGTTAATATCACCGGCGAGCTGAAAATATTTAGAAAATAAATAATGGGCGCCAAGGGCGGCCTTTGGTCGAAGGCGGGCCGAGATCTCCACTTGATCGGAGGGCTTCACAAAATGAGCATAGGCTAGCCCCACACCGAAATCGGGATGAGGGTTA
Proteins encoded:
- a CDS encoding NADH:flavin oxidoreductase, whose translation is MNLKQAKTALAPMTNLQSQKSGELGDDEYNWLVSRAKAGFDVVISCASHVSKSGQGWLGELACYEDRFVPGLKKLAKGLHQYDCLGIVQVFHAGYFADQELVRPRLSASEVRLVDHIPAAKAMSEAEIEQVIDDFVKAAQRIEKAGWDGVEIHAANGYLFSQFLGKRSNTRTDKWGGSLENRFRLLNETIKRVKANTKDNFIVGVRLSPQDSESRPVGIEFNETLELITKLEDLNVSYIHLSAWDVFKKDNDGEYMVSKVKKAIENKTPLMAAGEIWTQAQAQKAHELGIDIVAIGKAAITTPDWPIRVYKNGDNPEFTPVTEAHLKSAHLGTDFIKYMSRWPGFLK
- a CDS encoding Tad domain-containing protein — translated: MPTLKTESTLPLARIRNEQGQMAIFVAMIFQVLFVLFAMSINVALVVHDKINLQNAVDLAAYYGAQKQAEILNAIAHQNYQIRQAWKLLAWRYRVLGTMGLSSGSGLHPTRVPGVQGDDSQVFWEIPELCVSYRDVWIDGAAGNTENLCQKRQVNIPAIPFVPIRAPFNGFNAALSQISQSLRNSYKTSCEFHGARNWEFAATILHAFRLDQANRREVLYALARNLTARNQLVDIQGEPVSKGVENTLKKNLTHGNATGGLEFEFYNSLQGVAEERVFPKIVVYPEIAYMDISPTAADQCNTVTNFIPNGNAQSGAGGLPMRGSARNLVLNRAGQLNDATRMWYPPENPYALVTGVEKNPWVMAYVGVKATTRPRQLFFPIGDGVTLTARAFAKPFGGRIGPWYGSTWAPGAPASSGAPIDSLLPPRFIPGVTSDYSTTNPARFPNYSKYPGDVVGLSSVLAQDGLFYQTGIMGGTSLDFFVNIQDPGPASKFGNDFLAWSPQSGWPAVRDYEIAAIAPDLFDITYYSIEPDYTGNYYNYFIDPKVSANLFVEPRVPQFFVRPDLGSRDDVMTMNVRMQIERARAIGANTNVAKQSLQRDEAFYFAQDISHLLTGWVPNDEFGEYVQFPEHRFGKCDVTMRDVQPSTPGMCPQAGGRVGYSVKLVSREFFDVDQNLGNSVAAKILNPPPKGW
- the nagZ gene encoding beta-N-acetylhexosaminidase, with the translated sequence MNSKVGQLISIGISGPELTKDEETFIVNNNIGGVTLFARNCESPQQLHKLCTQLNGLKSRMADKAPLFIAVDMEGGRVARLKAPFTQWPPLAKLGALDSPSMAFNFAFAMGNELRSVGINVDFAPCIDVLSNPDNAVIGDRAVGSDPEIVAKIASALVRGYIKSGIIPCAKHFPGHGDTSVDSHEDLPVIDIDESTLQNREFVPFKKAMRARLEMMMTGHLMFPKVDAEWPATLSEKFLKKILRDDLRYRGIVISDDLDMKALANKYDKAKIPVQALKAGCDILLYCNEPDSPPIAMEAVQKALADGQLSDAEITEKHSRVMSSKRRLRDFAPKPMTEVARVVGHPDHLKISKAIANGQIIESVNLG
- a CDS encoding helix-turn-helix transcriptional regulator; this translates as MKAQEQAFRTLAGRVREERKSQNLSQTELAHLAGVSLNFLSQLESGKITVRMDKVLLVLKTLGLELHLRYGKAGVSE
- a CDS encoding HipA domain-containing protein, producing MTELKDVVELKIFRGELFAGILRRTQRGCELTFDPSFFKNPKYQTLTYKIKKQERPYTHHGVNLPPFFAGLLPEGLRFKALVSELKTSEDDLFTLLAASGTRVIGDVYTVASGIKNRNAVEIPKVSQIDFYEFFQQNIKAGLYETGDEAIAGVQEKLSASMISFPVRAAKENKSYILKLNPKDKPNLIFNEYQCLRLAKKCGIEVNSAKIVYDKNGNGGLLIERFDRVVAENNIIQKVHQEDACQFLDRYPADKYRLSFQEICTGLHELATAPAIETSKAIQLYVFSYLIGNGDLHAKNISLQTNPDTGRIQLTPAYDLICTYLYKDRKMAIKLDGRDDNLKRQHFVDFGLRFGLKEKAIHHFLDQLLEKVKKHQHLLFEIPGLSAKEETLLREMTDSRFQHLR
- a CDS encoding TonB family protein, translating into MGRNHRQLSTRRLMALVFSVVAHVGTAIGVIAYHKQDTKPVAQPLGNIEGEFIEFSAPLGEQIETVDVGIVGGDQKSDAPSTTEVVKAESLPEPVANTQAVADSSPVTLPPPKIKSTKVSTPVKKQEKPKIAKVLPQKTVKEEPIVETEKALPEAVATVDESLVSENSDADIEKVVVDEETQEKSTGTTSDEDDQQVADMKELENEILADESEKFEDITDLGEKPETVIPVAEKAVAPTPVKAQPLPAPKPKAVARQALPPRTSPLEQRQAVAPRTSPLAQRSGKGWGLGKNGSASSQQAYGLPSGTRDVRDLNPIPGNKPPSYPMQARLERKEGQVKLLYYVTPNGSVTNLKVLNSSGDRRLDQEAAQSIARWRFYPGQQGHTVHNVNFSLKGSEQVIPARLRTASADTKKKQQD